In Setaria viridis chromosome 5, Setaria_viridis_v4.0, whole genome shotgun sequence, the genomic stretch AAACAACAGCCTCGTCGCAccgagtagattgattttgatggTGAGGTCCTTcgagctcgcccgatgatctcaacGATCACCCCACTACAAGAAACACCCGCCTCTAGATACATTTTATCTTTAGGTTAGATATGCTTTATTTCATCTCTAGTGAATTATAGATACACTTCACTAAAGCGTGTCTGGAGCGTCTCCCCATGGACCGTGTCAAGAACTATAAACACGTTTTGTCAAACATGTCTACAAGATAAGAGGCGCTTTCTAGAGATGGTGACAAGCATGTCTACCCGACATGAGATGTTTTCTAAAGACAGTGCTAAGCGTGTCTTGTATAAGACATGAAATGCTTTGCAGAGATGGTGAATTACGTATCTACGTCTTATAGAGACATTTTAAATTAAGCAAAGTTGATGCGCtctttgtatttttctttctcAATGCTAACATAGTTTCTAGAACTATTTTCTAATATAATACATGCGTAACCATATTTACTTTGGACACCATAGTACGGATGAAAACGTACATGAAATGTATTCATTTAATATTAGAGCAATAGAGTCAGCAACAAAATTAATCATCCCCATACATCTAGATATTACATATTCCCTTAAAACTTACACGTTGCATTCTAATTCTATTTAAAAAGCTTTGCGCAAGCAGACAAACACTTCTCTTCAATTCTCAATCTATCTTATTGACATGCTTCTATGatctgcaaaataaataaattaattaattcaATAAAAGTTCTAGAAAATACAACACCACACATAGTTCTGtgatgaatttagaaaaaaaggCTTAGCTAGAGATAGAAGTGAAGGTTATTTTTTAATGATTGCAATATTATACTCAGAAGTCCTGACTTATTCTGCACACAGCCACACAAGCTTAGAAGTTGCAATATTATACCACAACACAAATATAACCAATTTGTTTTTCTGCCACATTCACAAATAGCCAAGTTCAGATAAAATCACCTATCCAAATGACAAAGTGGCAGATTCCAAGGATCAATCCACTTAGCGCAAATAGAGACAAAAGAGAATAAGTTTTAATGCTAGTTAGCACATATGCAGGTACCAACCTCATCGAGTAGCTTTTCAAACTGTAGATTGACACTTTCAGCATGTGCACACACATTAATACATCATGGGAACCTGTATGCAAGTCGCAGTTACTTTATATCCATGTCATTATAGCAATGGACCAGACAGTTAGAAGGAAACTGTATTTTCTCAAATTATCAGAATGAGAGAAAAGTTTGATAGAGTAATGCAGACATAGGAAGTTGTTTAGACCAATAGGACCACAAGgactaaaggggtgtttggtagataggggctaaactttagcccctgtcacatcggatgtttggacactaattgggagtattaaacataggttaattacaaaactaattgtacaacccctaggctaaatcgcgagatgaatctattaagcctaattagtccatgatttgacaatgtggtgctacagtaaccattcgctaatgatggattaattaggcttaatagattcgtctcgcaatttagcctaggggttctgctattaattttgtaattagctcatgtttagtcctcctaattagcatccgaacatccgatgtgataggactaaagtttagcccctgtctcccaaacaaCCCCTAACCCAAATTTGTTGGTCTCCTTTGccatttttatttcttccttGTTATACCCATTCTCAATAACTGGTGCATTATGTGGGAATATATTAAAAGTATACTGCACCAGGGACAAAGACATTCAGCATGAAGAACTCATGACTAAAATAATTTGATACATGCTCACTACTGGAAAGCAAAATTTCCTTGTCAGTACGAAACATTAAGGTATCATTACAGCCACTTAATATACAAATACTAAAAAAATATAGCACATAGAGAAATTGTAAAAGGTAAACAAATGGTATAATAAACAAATACATAACATAAGCTAGCTACCTGCTAAGTCTGTAGAACATGACTTTGCAAAATCTGCCTTTCACCTCGATAGTTTCTTTCGCTGCCATTGGATCCTGTCTTGGACTGTAAAGGATTTCACACTTGATGTTCTCCTAAACCATAGTAGCTCGGAGCTAGCAGTAATATAGCTAGTAATTGTGTATATGCAGATCTCACACCCCTAGAGAACAAGTGAATCTTCAAACAAAGATGCAGCATgttgtaaaaaaaaaggattggTAACATGAGGTAGTAAACAAGATCTGTGGCAACTACTTTGAAGACCATAATCAGTAAATTGGAGCTAAATTATTGATCACATCATAGTATTTAACATGTAACATAAAACTAGAAACACAAGACTTGTGGGCAGGTGTAGTTGCATCTGTAGTTGCAACTTGTGGGCAGGCGCACCCTCAAACTTGTGGGCAGCTGTAGTTGTATCTACATCATCTTTTTCAGGGATATACATATAGGTGCATATATGATTTGTATAATTGACCTAAGCCTTTATAACCAGGTAGCAGGCGTGGCCTTTACCTGGTTAAGTTTTCGACATTCCTATAGCGGTTAGCTAGCTAGATGAAACATCCAAAACACGGAGGTTCTGCAAGGTAGAAAAAACTTCCATCTTTTGTATTCTATTCCATTATGGCTAAGGTGCAGTTCTTCTAACACAGTTCATTCCTAAATTGCAAAATAGATGTATATATTACCATGCAACAATTACAATAGGCGAATTGGGAGGCTACGAAGTTGTGATAGAGTACCAGAAACCCATCCATTGAAGGCAGACTGCTGCTTTGCCaccttatttttttcttaataatcTTTAAGCCACACAAGTTGACATGTCAAATTCGATTTCATGCAAATTCGATTTCTCATGAAAGATACATGAAACATGAAACAGAGGCAGGTATAGCATTGTATATTTAGAAGAAAAAACACCATTGTTTCTAAGGTAATATCAAATTATTTTGCAAGAACAAATTAAATCAAGCATCACTAATACGGGAGCAGATGCAAAAATGTGCATGCATAAAACAAAAGAAGGTACCAAAAGCCTATACTAAATATACTAGTATTTAGTAGGTGAGGCCGACCTCCAGCTCACCCAAAGAAAAAGTTGTCTCAAGCCATACTCCAACTGTCATTGTGGATAGTTTTATGTGGACGTCAATGAATAAGTTGTTAAGCTTGGCTACTCTGCAGTCCCAATACTAATTAGTACACAAAGCAACATTAATTAATATATATGCACTCCAGTTCACACTTCAGTTCACCCATCATTCAGTAAACCTAATTTTCCCTAGATCACTCCAATGGAATAATGATTCTACTATACCTACAATTGAATCTATCAACGGATTGCCGGTTCTCACCTTTTCTCATGGAGGAGGCCGAAACAAGGCTCGCAAAGGTCTCAGGCTTCAtgtccctctcctccctcagcTGGTACAGCTTGTGCCTAAACACCAGCCTCTGATACCTACGCACAACATGACACAACCACATGCATCAAACCCAAACCCTAAACTAAGTACGCCCCACCGTCCCGCCCTGAAAAGGAGGCGCCCAAACCAAACCATATCGAGAATCCGAGAGACCCATAGCATCTAGGCATTGGTGGCGAGCCCCAAGAGGCTGATGTAGAGCTTGTCGTGGACCTTGAACACTCGCTGGAAGTCGGTGGCGATCGTCTGCAGCTAGACGTGACGCCAAGGCGGCGGTCGCTGGCGgggaagggagccggcggcggggggcggagcTGGGGGCGGAATCCAAGGGCCGGCAGGGAAGagcgccggcggtgggggccgggcgccgggggtGGGATCCAGGGGCCGGCGAGGCCGGGCATCGGCGGCGACTGCGGGGCTGGGGGTGGGTGTgcccgtgtgtgtgtgtgtggcgcAGGTGgggtgggtgtgtgtgtgtcccTGTGTGCGGCCGGATGCGGGCAGGGCTGGGGGCAGAATCCGGGGGTCTGCGGGGAAGGGCGCCAGCGGTGGGGGGGGGCGGGAGCCGGGGGCCGGTCGGACGGTGCCCCTTCCAGATTCGGAAACGGGCAGCGACATTGAGGAGGATGGGAGAGAGAGATCGTGCAGTTTTTTTACACAAGAGATAATGTGAGAGACTAATTCGTAGGGTTATTTTAATGGGCTAAGACTTTGCACCATCCAGCCCATGTAAGGTCTCGCTTTAGGCCTTGATGAAAATTTTTATGCGTTCTAAAACATGTTAAAGAACCGTGTTAAGCACTTTGTAGATACGTTTTGATTAAAATGTGTCAACAACCGTGTTTAGTAGTGAAACCTCTGAAGATGTAGATACATTTTCTTGATAACGTGTCAACAAACGTTTCTAGTACTGGAACCGCTTAAGATGTAGACATGCTTTCAAAAACGTAGCAAAGAAAACGTATCTAGAGGAGGTTTACCTGGTGCGCCAGATgccggtgttttatacccggcaacctaccgaggggtatcagattggttggtgggggattgccggacctggaactcgaaggtaaaagtaagGATACAAGACACGTATTTATATAGGTTCGAGCcgtcagagtagcgtaataccctacatcctgtttggagtgttgtatattgcgccctgcacttgggtgttgtttggtattgaggatttgatcctctattgtggttctaggagatcttcgcctaccgatctagggatttcttccctcctttatatactccaggggatgagattactagttggttacaaggtagaagtcctagtaggataGCAGGATTACAGAAGAATTCTAATTGTGGGTACTAGAAATTTATCATGACAGAAGGATCTCGGCCATTTGAAATCCAAGAGTTAGATCAATTCAAATTGGAGGGTGAACTGAGCCAGTTGCAAGTTCGTTGGCAAGAGACAGAAGGGTCTCGGCCATTTGAAATCGAAGAGTTCGATCAATTCAAACTGGAGGGTGAACTGAGCCAGGTGCAAGTTCGTTCCTCTTGCCAGTTGCCATGGGCCGCCGATCATCCAGCCGCTGCGTGGCTTCACCAACTCGGCAACTCCCTGCGACCCTGCCGCTCTGATGCACGCGCACCGCTCAGAACTCAGAACTGGGCGCTGCGGCAGGGTTGGCCTCCTCTGCCGGCGGCACGGGAGGAGCGGTGGACTGACCCGGACAGACTGGCGCGAAGGCGCGTGGAGACAAAAACTAGCTAGCCTGCCCTGCGATGCCCAGCCGCAGTCGGAACCCTCCCTGTCTCCGCCTGCCACCGCCATGTCATGCTACGGCGCGTACCGCACCGCACAGCGCCGTGGTGCGCTTGGGcttggccggccggctggcccTGCTTCTGACAGCCGACGCGTCATACGCCTATCGCTTCAGGCTGCCCGGCGCACAAGCTGCGATGGGATGAGCATCGCCATCGCCCATCGCCTCCTTTCGATCGTTGTTGTTGTCTTGTTGATATGCTAATGCGACACGAGTCGCGGCGTGCAAATATCTCACACGCTGTGATCTGTGATCTGTGAATAACTGAATATGGAGCTAGCGAACTCAAGTACTCAACAAATCACAAGTTCAAGATGGACTCACCAGCCGTTGCTGCGTGGAACTGAGCGCAACCTTCCAATGGGCGTGAATTCGCGTCATTGCGTGTTTGTTTTTACCAGGGCTTCACTGTACGTGAATGAAAACGGTAAAGCAAGAACCCAACAACGCTTGACGAAAGATAGCTATGCCTCGACGACGTCCATTCCTTTAGCCGCAAGCCTCGGTAGCCCACAGGATGGGCTTGCCAAACGAGTGACCGCACAGCGCAAGGATAAGACCGTGGCGAGATCGATCGACGCGACCTGACCGACGTGACGCGGACCGGGCAACCGgccgggcgaggaggaggacgacctTCCCTACCGGCCCTGAGGTGATCGCGCAACAACTACAAGCGAGCTAGCCAGGAAGATCAAACGATATGGCAGCTTCCTTCACGGCAGCAACGGTGCTTGGTTGGTCACTTGGACAGCGTCTGTTGGGTCTAGCCGCCGGTGTGGAGTGTGGTGACACTTGCTAGCTCCATACATGCACTTGCAGATATAAAGTTCACTCCGCTCAAGGACACGGGCATGCAGCCTCACACGGTTGCTGGTTGGCAACTTGGCACACCGCTCCGCCGTCCATCCATGTCCACCCACCTGCCGAGCGCCACCACCATTCAGATCAGAAACAGAAGATGGGTGCAGATCACATCGGTTGCGTTGCGAGCTCGCACAGGCAGCAATGTCCAGCTGCAGGTGCAGCGAAAGAACCCTAACCTTTGTCATACCTATGAGCTCAGTGAGAGATCAGAGATGCCTGCTGCGCACTCACAGAAAAAAGAGAGATGGAGATAGGGAATCAAACAGGCAGCAGCGGTACTCTCTGAAACAGTGCCCAGGCCGTGCGTCGTCGCTCTGCCTCTGCAGGagcccccaccccaccccggCAACCGAATCCCTCTGCAGAATGCAGATGCCACCGCACTGCTCCTCTCTCTTTGACCGGAGACGAGACACCCACCTGGCCACCTCTCCCAAGCCTAGGCGCCAAGCACCAACGCCGTGGCGCCGCTGCACTGTACCTGTACTGATCCACCACGCACACAGCTCACTGGCCAGGGCAGCAGACACAAACCAGCACAGTGCCGCCGTGCCGGTGGTGTGCTGGTggccaccggcaccggcagcaACGGCAAGGCAACCCCGATAGGAGACAAAGCTGCGGCCttggcccctgccgccgccttgTCCGTTTCCCCGGAATAGAAGCCCCCAACTCCAACGGAACCCCTGTTCAaaccctccctcctctcctctgacACCTGCCATGCCCCCACGCCGCCTGCGACCTTCTTGTACATCTTGTCCTGCTCCACCCCGCAACACCGCCTCCGGACCGCTACCTCTCCATCAATCACCCTTCTCCCCCCttccttgtcttcttcctccccctccctccactACAAATTGCCTCGCCCACTCCCCTTGTCGCCAGCCAGTTTTTGCAGTTTGCACCAACGAGAAGTAGCTTCGGCTAGCTAGACAAGCACACAAGCAAGCGAGAGGGTTCTTGGGGGCGAGAGAGAGCGGATGGTTAGCTgcgctgcttcttctccttcttctgcTGCTGACATGGAAGCGGGTCAGGCGGCGGACGGAGGCgcgctggcggtggtggcgtcggtggcggcggcgaccggcgggaGACCAGGAGTCGCGGGGGGAGGCCGGGAGCCGGAGGGCCTGCCGTGCCCGCGCTGCGAGTCCGTCAACACCAAGTTCTGCTACTACAACAACTACAACCTCTCCCAGCCGCGCCACTTCTGCCGGGCCTGCCGCCGCTACTGGACGCGCGGGGGCGCGCTCCGCAACgtccccgtcggcggcggcacgcgcAAGGCCACCCCGGCGACCCGCCGCAAGCGCACCGCCGGTGGCAcgccgcccgctcccgcgcccgcgcccctgGTGGCGGCCCTGCCTCCGCTCACGATGTCGGGGCCCCACGGCGCGCTGCTGCGGCAGTACGGCGGCCTGCCCTTCCCCGCCCCGGCCCtcgcgtcgccgctcgccgccgtcgacccCGACCGCCGGCTGCTCGACCTCGGCGGCAGCTTCAGCTCGCtgatcgccgccgcgcccccgctgGACGTCGGCGCCCACTTCTCCGCGGGGTTCCTGGTCGGCGGCCTCGCTCCTGCCCTGGCTCActcgccggctgctgctgctgctcttccaccgccgccgccgccgcctcagcaGGTACCCCAGGCGCTGCCGGAGGGCCTGATCTGGAGCATGGGGTGGCCGGACCTGTCCATCTAGGCTGGAGCTTCACCTCTcccccggcggcgcgccccGTGCAACGTCGATCGGTGCCCCGACCAACGACTACTGCTCGATCGTCTCTAATCTAGCCTTCTCTTTTAGCCGTTTCTTTGTTAACAGTAGACTGTAGTGCTGCATCCAGGTTATCTTTTTTGGGAGCCCAAGTGGTTTAGGGATCAGGAAAGAGAGCTGTTCTTGGGGTAGTTCAGGAAAGAACTGTGAGTCTGTGAGAATGATCTGAGGATGTGAATCTCTGCATGCTCGTTTGCCTGCATGGGAACCTGCAATGCATGACCAATCGACGCTCCTACCATCTTACATGAGCGGATTGTTTTTTTGGGGAACCAATGAGCTGGTTGTTGCAGTGCTTGTTCTAGAATGAATCTCCTTGTTTGTCATTTGTTTTTGTAGTTCTTCAGCAAATCCATCTCTAATGACTCGTGCTTTTCTTGCTAGTTTCATATGGAATTATGAATTCGTTTTCTTCAGGATACAAATCTAGCTTGTAGTACCTGCTCAGCAGACAGAATCTGAACAGGGAAAGCCCCCATCCCCTTTTGGTTCCTTTGCACCTGTTTGGCTGTTTCCTGTTTATTTCCCTTCCCGAGTGAGAAATGCCAGAGGCAACGGCCGTGAGAACAATCTGTTTTCGAACACAAGATGCAATCTGATATAGACACATGGAAATTGACATTTCGGGAAACCGACTCGATTTCTTTGTTCTAAAGCAAAAAAGTTGACTTCTGTTCACTTTCAGAGTTTCAgcgaaaaataaaaaaaaggatctCTGAAAAATTACGGAAAGCTTGAGTTCTGGGCTTTTACAACTCTTGCTTCTGTTCTTTCTGTTCGCTTTTTAGCCCATATCGGCAAACCCTGCAAGTACAAGCCCAAAGCTCCCCACTTGTGCGTTGTGCTTTTCCGGCCCAGATGGGATCGCGGATAACAATCGCGGTGCCACGCATCTCGTCGTCACAACTCACAAAGCCGTTggcgcgcgcgcccgccgccaagCACAACTGCAAaaggcgccgccgcgccggcagtCGGCTGCCGACCTCTCCCGTCAGTGCCGCGTGCTTCGGCAACCGTGCCATCCTGGATGCCGGCGACCTACAGCTACGACCCATGGCCATGCCTCGGTTTGCTCTGCGTTTGAGTGGTTTCCCCGGGCTCGTAGCGCGTGATGATTCGCAGCGACACGAGTCAACCAAAAATAGCGTGGCCTCGCGTTCGCTGGCACCAACCCGCCGAAACGGCGGTGCCGTCCTTAGCTGCCGCGGCTGCGTGCAGCCCTGGCCCCCTTCCCTCTCGTCCGTCGCGGCCCCGTCCGTCCCCACTCCTCGAGGTGGGGCTCCTCCTGTTCTTCAGGTGACCACGACGAACCGAGCAAGCATTTTAATTTTGATTGCTGCGAGTCCATTGATTGATTCGTGTTCTAGCTATGTTAGTTAAAAATCAAGTGGTTAATATGGGTGATCGATGTGCCATGGCGGCAGGACGTGGTCATGGAGCCCCAGCCCggctcgccggcgtcgccgccgtcctcgtcgtcaCCAAACAGTGCCGAGGTGACGACGACGCCATCCGAAGAGATGCCAGCGCCGGAGGAGCCAGTGGAGGACGTGGAGGTGGCAACCGAGCAAGAGCCGGGCAGGaagtccacctcctcctcgtcgtcgtcctcgtccgcGTCGTCGGCCGAGAGTCTTCGCCACGTCGACGTCGTCGAGCTCGGCGACACGTTGGTGCCAGCGCCGGAGGACGAACAAGCCGTGGCTCATCCCTTACCGAGCGCCGAGGGCAAACCGGACGCCGGGTCGACGCTGGAGGACGAGCAAGCCGCTCCTCCCGTAGAGAGCGCCGGGGGCAAACCGGACGACGGGACGACGCCGGAGAACGACCACCAGGGCGCGGCCACCGTACACGGCGCGGAGATCAAGCCGGACGACCGGGCGCTGCCGGAGGACGAACAGGCCGCCGGTCCCGCCGTGGACAGCGCGGAGGTCAAACCGGACGACGAACGGGTGCCGCCGGATGACGAAcaggccgccgctcccgccgtgcACAGCGCGGAGGTCAAGCCGGACGACTGGGCGACGTGGCCGGAGCCACCACCTCCGGCCGTGGACTACTCCTTCTCGTCGGACGGCAGCGCCGGTTCCGGCGCGGCGCCCACCTTGCCGACGACGGAGGTGCCGCAGGTCCAGACGATGcccaagctcgagggcgccgccggggccaGCGAGTTCGACCCGCAGAGGATCCCGGCGTCCGTGTTCCAGACCAGGACGTCGGTCTCGCAGGCCGAGTGGAGCATGACGTCCAACGAGTCGCTGTTCAGCATCCAGGGCGCCAGCGACGTCGGCGGGCCCTACGCCGGCAGCCGGTCCCACTTCGACTTCTTCTACGACGAGGccatggcggcagcggccggcagCGCGGAGTCGAACTCCTCCAAGCTGCCGAGCGTCGCGGAGGGAACGGAGCCGGCCGAGTCCAAGGAGTTCGCGGTGCCGGGCAGCGCGAGCTCGCAGGCCAGCGCCGGGAGCGCCGCCAACGCCAAGAAAGCCGCCGTATTACGGCACCACGAGagcggctccggcggcagctCGAGCAACTTCTCCTTCGCCTTCCCGATGTGCGCGCCACGATCCTTACCCTCCCCTGCCTATATTGATTGCGCCCTGGCCGTTCCTGACCACCCGTCGTCCTCTTCGTCCGCAGACTGGCGCCGACGTCGCCGAAGAAGAAGGACCTCGTCAGCAGCGCGCTGTACCAGCCGCTGGAGAAGGAGTGGGAGCcgcagccggcgccgccgccgatggagcCCCCCTCGTCGGCGTTCGTGGAGATGACgacggaggcggagcggcggggcagcacggggtgctgctgctgcggctgctgctggttcgATTGCTCCTGGTCCACGTGCTGCGGCTGGTGGCGGTGTTgctcctgcagctgctgctgctcctgcccCAGCTTCTGCCGATGCAGCTGGTGCCTCTGCTCCTGACACAACTGGCGGGAGATCGATCTCACTTAACTTACTGACCGGATCATTTGACCCGAGAGAGAAGAGAAGGTTCGCGCCAAAACAGAAGAAGCCTTGTCGCCATGGGAACTTAGAAGGGTAGGCACCGTCTCATGAAAGGTAGAGATCCCATTCGGCAGCTCCTGCTTGTGTTTTCGGAGGATTATTTGGAAGATGGGTTTGGCATATGCACATCAGCTGACACAGAGTATACGGTACAGGGTACGATGTTGAGATGGAATGGGAATTCAAATGCATGAATTTGTTAGGTTGGTATATTGCTAACCTCACCTGATTAATGGCCAATATTTCTCCTTGTTCCATGTTACATTAATAAAGAACGTATGAGTAACAGCTAACAAGTAACAGCAAAACACAAATACAATTTTCAACAGGTaaaatgtttttaaaaaaatgatggAGAGACCAGAAATATGAGGTAGACCGTAGACCAAACAGATATAGAACCATACTTGCTGTGCACAATATCGTGCACAGTACACCAGTACATGGCTACATGCGAGCAAACAAACCAGCTCCCAGTTCTGTAGAGGGGGCTGCTATGTTAACAAAAACTACCAGTCACACGCTAATATAGGTATCAAACTCAAAATAGCCTACAAGTAATGTATAGATGCAGGATTACTTCCAAGTACCCCATTGCCATCTGATCCCTGAAAACCTTTGCATACAAATCGACATTGCACCTTGACGGACTGCATCAGCTGATTCAGCGTGGAAAAGGACAGTCACCTCGCACAAAGGTGTGCATATCTGAAACAATCGTGACAGCTGAAAATAAAACTCTGATTGAGGCACATGGATTAGGAGTTTCTTCAGACAACTTTGGAACTGACTATCTGTGCATAGGGCGAGGCATAATGTCAGTTGACATGAAAATCTTGGGGCCAGCTTGACCTCCCTGATGCTAGCAAGCATTCTCAGAAGATAATCTGGGTTAACTGATTCAAGAAGATCATACTGGCTTGCAGACTCAGGTAGCTCAAGCTCCAATGTCCTGATAGCTCGACTATCTACAAATGCTGAAAACAGGGAGCTAAGATCCAATGACTCTATGCGAAGATCTGTCAAACTCACAAGACCATCAACTTGGGCAGTTGCACCAAGTTTCTCAATGGTGAGCTTCAGAGTAGACAAGGATGGAGTATCCAAAATGAGCCTATCTGGTCGAACACATTTCAACTCTAGAGAGTACAAGTTTGGCGCATGGACAACCAAAGACCGTGGGACATTTGATACCTCCCAGTGGCAAGTGTTCAGTTGAAGAAGGTGAATCTTAGGGTCCTTGAGCCCTCCAACTCCTATAAGATTAAGACTGCGAAGGCAAGGGAAGCATTCATTCAATTGGTCGAGGTCTTCATCATCTAGTCTAATGAACTCAAGCGTCAGATGAGTCAGATTTGGCATTTTCTTGAGCCCATCAACAGAAAGCCATGCATTTTTAAGGCCCAACTTGATGAGACTGTGACCTGCGT encodes the following:
- the LOC117859019 gene encoding F-box/LRR-repeat protein At4g29420 — encoded protein: MSGSGDSLDALPAAVLADVLGRVADAGDIASCRLASRALLAASYLCPRARLRAADCARRRRGEGRAGPPAFRATAGNLASLLGPHLRSLSLDAADGEGSPDDAAWVEEGEFEDADDLHLTSGEAVAAWAATAAGPVLREVEIADYWPQACWRKAEALLLISHYCHSLIKLGLKNAWLSVDGLKKMPNLTHLTLEFIRLDDEDLDQLNECFPCLRSLNLIGVGGLKDPKIHLLQLNTCHWEVSNVPRSLVVHAPNLYSLELKCVRPDRLILDTPSLSTLKLTIEKLGATAQVDGLVSLTDLRIESLDLSSLFSAFVDSRAIRTLELELPESASQYDLLESVNPDYLLRMLASIREVKLAPRFSCQLTLCLALCTDSQFQSCLKKLLIHVPQSEFYFQLSRLFQICTPLCEVTVLFHAESADAVRQGAMSICMQRFSGIRWQWGTWK
- the LOC117859018 gene encoding uncharacterized protein; translated protein: MEPQPGSPASPPSSSSPNSAEVTTTPSEEMPAPEEPVEDVEVATEQEPGRKSTSSSSSSSSASSAESLRHVDVVELGDTLVPAPEDEQAVAHPLPSAEGKPDAGSTLEDEQAAPPVESAGGKPDDGTTPENDHQGAATVHGAEIKPDDRALPEDEQAAGPAVDSAEVKPDDWATWPEPPPPAVDYSFSSDGSAGSGAAPTLPTTEGAAGASEFDPQRIPASVFQTRTSVSQAEWSMTSNESLFSIQGASDVGGPYAGSRSHFDFFYDEAMAAAAGSAESNSSKLPSVAEGTEPAESKEFAVPGSASSQASAGSAANAKKAAVLRHHESGSGGSSSNFSFAFPILAPTSPKKKDLVSSALYQPLEKEWEPQPAPPPMEPPSSAFVEMTTEAERRGSTGCCCCGCCWFDCSWSTCCGWWRCCSCSCCCSCPSFCRCSWCLCS
- the LOC117859020 gene encoding uncharacterized protein, with translation MVSCAASSPSSAADMEAGQAADGGALAVVASVAAATGGRPGVAGGGREPEGLPCPRCESVNTKFCYYNNYNLSQPRHFCRACRRYWTRGGALRNVPVGGGTRKATPATRRKRTAGGTPPAPAPAPLVAALPPLTMSGPHGALLRQYGGLPFPAPALASPLAAVDPDRRLLDLGGSFSSLIAAAPPLDVGAHFSAGFLVGGLAPALAHSPAAAAALPPPPPPPQQVPQALPEGLIWSMGWPDLSI